The genomic stretch AAGTGATCACCGTCAGCAACGACGAACTCTGCGCAGCGATCAAGAATATCTACGACGATACCCGCTCGATCACCGAGCCTTCCGGGGCGCTGGCGGTCGCGGGCATCAAACAGTACGTGGCGCAAAACGGCGCACGGAACCAGACGTTCATCGCCATCGATTCCGGCGCCAATATCAACTTCGACAGCTTGCGTCACGTCGCCGAGCGGGCGGCGGCGTGCGGTGTTGTGGCTTGAGATTATTCGGGAATGGCGACGCCGACCTTGTCCGAAGCCGACCAGATGCGATAACGCACTTCGACATCCGACGGTGCGTAAACCACGATTGGAAGCTTGCTGTTGTAGCGCACCGTGAAGCCGTCACCGATCACCGGTACGAAGGCGCGTTTTTTCTGGGTGCCGGGTGGGCAGGCCATCAGCGTGCTCATCGGGCCGCTGACTTTTTCCAGGCGATAGAACGGATAGCCCCAGCCTTCGAGGTTTTTCTCTTCAAGGGCGCCGCCCAGACGCTGGCGGTTGCAGTCCACCTCAAGAGTCTTGCCGGCGAGGATTTCGACTTTGAAGTTGTCTTCCTGTGCCTGCTGCGGCAAATGGATGACCTGACGAGTGAAGCCCGCTTCAGCTTTGGGGTAGGGCGCCGTGTCTTCGAGTTTGGCGGCGTGGGTGAGGGTGGAGACGCTCGCGAGCATCAGGCCGGCGGTCGCGTAAACAGTGAAATTTCCCATTGAAGCCTCCTGGCGGGTGTACGTTGGTAGACGCGCATTCTCACTGTCATGGACGGTGAATGCAAACCGCCAGCCGCTTGCAAATTGCAGT from Pseudomonas allokribbensis encodes the following:
- the eco gene encoding serine protease inhibitor ecotin codes for the protein MGNFTVYATAGLMLASVSTLTHAAKLEDTAPYPKAEAGFTRQVIHLPQQAQEDNFKVEILAGKTLEVDCNRQRLGGALEEKNLEGWGYPFYRLEKVSGPMSTLMACPPGTQKKRAFVPVIGDGFTVRYNSKLPIVVYAPSDVEVRYRIWSASDKVGVAIPE